From Harpia harpyja isolate bHarHar1 chromosome 27 unlocalized genomic scaffold, bHarHar1 primary haplotype SUPER_27_unloc_1, whole genome shotgun sequence, the proteins below share one genomic window:
- the LOC128138036 gene encoding zinc finger translocation-associated protein-like → MEPPNPHPDPGPLPHPDRPASPPEPGPRGGRRSSDHCEARASRPGRSRIPGRDHRRYYHERWRAEYLMEFNAARHGMLCMVCGSALATLKLSTIKRHIRQKHPYSGAWGPREKQLVLRSWDSHLGLHAHPDGPPRCRWWQRDRLPVPHPSPPSSSSRLPASPVPPRRENVPFGVTGDEGPPGGGLAPGVAAGRAAAGPGGGGEPAAVPALRPRPALAAPRGHPPPRAGRPPRHPPPRPRRTWGAPARLPGTGTRGRRWCS, encoded by the exons ATGGAGCCCCCGAACCCCCACCCCGACCCCGGACCTCTCCCGCACCCGGACCGCCCAG CCTCCCCGCCAGAGCCGGGACCGCGGGGGGGCCGTCGGAGCTCAGACCACTGCGAAGCTCGAGCGTCGCGGCCGGGTCGGAGCCGTATCCCGGGTCGGGATCACCGTCGGTATTACCACGAACGTTGGCGAGCCGAATACCTGATGGAGTTCAACGCGGCGCGACACGGGATGCTCTGCATGGTTTGCGGCAGCGCCCTCGCCACCCTCAAGCTCAGCACCATCAAGCGCCATATCCGGCAGAAACATCCCTATTCCGGCGCTTGGGGACCCCGCGAGAAGCAGCTCGTCCTCCGCTCCTGGGATTCCCACCTGGGTCTCCACGCCCACCCCGACGGACCCCCCCGGTGCCGGTGGTGGCAGCGGGACAG gctccccgTCCCCCACCCGTCCCCGCCGTCATCGTCGTCGAGGCTGCCCGCGTCCCCCGTCCCCCCGAGGCGGGAAAACGTCCCCTTCGGGGTTACCGGTGACGAGGGTCCGCCCGGGGGGGGACTCGCTCCGGGGGTGGCTGCGGGCCGAGCTGCTGCTGGACCTGGAGGCGGGGGGGAACCGGCTGCGGTGCCTGCTCTGCGCCCGCGCCCTGCCCTCGCTGCACCTCGGGGACATCCGCCGCCACGCGCTGGCCGCCCACCCCGGCACCCTCCGCCTCGGCCCCGGCGAACGTGGGGCGCTCCTGCGCGCCTgccggggacggggacacgggggcGGCGATGGTGTTCCTGA